The following proteins are co-located in the Besnoitia besnoiti strain Bb-Ger1 chromosome Unknown contig00007, whole genome shotgun sequence genome:
- a CDS encoding uncharacterized protein (encoded by transcript BESB_073360), which translates to MPSLELQQLVAVEEAPGHELLHVKGVIFSCANLTFVCTSLMYPAMPSRVVGPFKGAVMDKATLRQKNGAVRVAGGERGHKHGRVEVYLCIAASIQAVISLSPLYRMASLYTFAGTRTAYTLGSVEAPARYEADEATAQLHRMVMESPLLPPVIDFCVPSRPVVNSFRQFWFAPGDGPTRNLQRRLQTVNVVNEAIVSMRNIEESLRSPTYSGPGHPPESIQALFGEDEAHLGQTLQNMQQAFADMEATSVLIRSPAYWGQMRKTVFGDVAHEVLCESDQHESPHPTVPAKVQPLSEPAAGAAIKEDSLADSSASTLKPVPGGYEERRRSIRIGAAIQSSKVLKLFLACICLFAASLLRFSKCVAGAGNGADGPLTQGSRRRRLAAGGPPDGHEHSLEEECKQLTTGGLSGGAQSTASNATGGEPSSTSEGGTPIYSAGEQGAGSVALPDLDNDEPTREMLDLLEDAEKAADVVGDLTNITQALQSVLYGPEDIPLDLVLSTSAEQAGLLRDALNRLSALLPSLQRIFTLLADPGNRGHPREKLFARAEFDMKLLSRALYDALADARVYTHLARPPLGTPGGSLVPANSGDKQVAVEGAGGVHVSEEVPVAGTDASEGSRVSVHEKQQTAAAGVVGRRKVFVAAALVASISFMAAVLLYKYVRCVKDRKARRASGLLRRRLAAAGEGESPDDDDVKKACAAAVVWGFGSEEEAGAAGGGEEDDGGDGSTATLVKRVELVRVALESTLPDGESPMSPAAAVEALEALVLNMEDIVEALEQLVYLLEAGVSQVAAGGGSHDWSEGASGPTADLAANISELTGALTRLAEVYDRCRDTYAEITGLTLRSFPLFEHRASLLNGARQLHITVYQGSGDAGSTSDAE; encoded by the exons ATGCCCTCGCTGGAACTCCAGCAGCTGGTTGCCGTAGAAGAAGCTCCCGGGCATGAGCTCCTTCATGTGAAAGGAGTAATCTTCTCTTGCGCCAACCTCACGTTCGTCTGCACGTCGTTAATGTACCCCGCCATGCCATCGAGGGTTGTCGGTCCATTCAAGGGAGCAGTCATGGATAAGGCGACACTCCGCCAGAAGAATGGAGCTGTGCGTGTTGCTGGTGGGGAGCGCGGCCACAAACACGGGAGAGTGGAAGTGTACCTGTGTATAGCTGCATCGATTCAAGCGGTAATCTCCCTGTCTCCGTTGTACCGCATGGCCA GTCTTTACACGTTTGCGGGCACTCGCACCGCGTACACGCTGGGGTCTGTGGAAGCTCCCGCCAGGTACGAAG CGGACGAGGCAACCGCGCAGCTCCACCGCATGGTGATGGAGTCTCCATTGCTCCCACCCGTAATAGACTTCTGTGTTCCCAGTCGACCCGTCGTGAATAGTTTCCGACAATTTTGGTTTGCTCCAG GGGACGGGCCAACGCGGAACCTGCAGCGACGTCTCCAAACAGTAAACGTCGTCAACGAGGCCATCGTATCGATGAGGAACATCGAGGAGTCGTTGCGTAGTCCGACTTATTCAGGACCTGGTCATCCTCCAGAGAGCATTCAAGCGCTCTTTGGAGAGGACGAGGCTCACCTTGGACAGACTCTTCAAAACATGCAGCAAGCTTTCGCAGACATGGAGGCCACCTCTGTTCTCATCAGATCTCCGGCCTACTGGGGCCAAATGCGAAAAACGGTGTTCGGGGACGTTGCTCACGAAG TCCTGTGTGAATCAGACCAGCATGAATCACCCCATCCCACCGTTCCAGCGAAGGTGCAGCCGCTTTcagagcccgccgccggcgccgccatcAAAGAAGATTCCTTGGCGGACTCCAGCGCTTCAACACTGAAGCCGGTGCCGGGCGGGTATGAGGAGCGTCGACGATCTATTCGAATCGGTGCAGCTATACAGTCTAGCAAGGTCTTGAAGCTCTTTCTCGCTTGCATATGTCTCTTTGCTGCTTCGTTGTTGCGGTTTTCGAAGTGCGTAGCGGGAGCTGGCAATGGTGCCGACGGACCGTTAACTCAGGGCAGTAGGCGACGAAGACTTGCAGCTGGCGGGCCACCCGATGGCCACGAACATTCGCTCGAGGAAGAGTGTAAACAACTCACTACTGGTGGTCTGTCTGGAGGTGCGCAGTCCACAGCTTCAAATGCAACAGGCGGAGAGCCATCCTCGACGTCAGAGGGTGGTACGCCGATATATTCTGCAGGCGAGCAGGGAGCTGGTTCGGTTGCCCTTCCCGACCTCGACAACGATGAACCGACTAGGGAGATGCTTGACTTGCTcgaggacgcagaaaagGCAGCAGATGTGGTGGGTGATTTGACAAATATCACCCAAGCCTTACAGAGCGTACTGTACGGACCTGAAGATATACCTCTGGATTTGGTTCTATCCACTTCGGCAGAGCAAGCAGGTTTGCTGAGAGACGCGCTTAATCGACTTTCTGCCCTGCTTCCCTCTCTGCAACGTATTTTCACATTGCTCGCTGACCCCGGCAACAGGGGCCATCCAAGAGAGAAGCTGTTCGCCCGGGCTGAATTCGACATGAAGCTGCTCTCAAGGGCGCTGTACGATGCACTCGCGGATGCACGCGTGTATACACATCTAGCTCGTCCGCCACTCGGCACCCCGGGA GGATCCCTTGTCCCTGCTAATTCTGGTGATAAGCAGGTCGCGGTTGAGGGGGCTGGTGGTGTTCATGTCTCGGAGGAAGTTCCCGTCGCCGGGACAGATGCGTCGGAGGGGTCGCGGGTTTCTGTCCATGAAAAGCAGCAgacagctgctgcgggcgtcgTCGGCCGCCGGAAGGTTTTTGTGGCGGCTGCGTTGGTTGCGTCGATTTCTTTCATGGCAGCTGTTCTTCTGTACAAGTATGTGAGGTGCGTGAAGGaccggaaggcgcggcgagcgtcgGGGTTgttgcggcgtcgcctcgcggcggcgggcgaaggGGAGAGTCCTGATGACGATGATGTGAAGAAGGCTTGTGCAGCGGCCGTAGTTTGGGGCTTCGGTAGTGAGGAAGAGGCGGGTGCGGCCGGGGGAGGTGAAGAGGATGATGGCGGAGATGGGAGTACTGCGACTCTGGTGAAACGTGTAGAGTTGGTCCGAGTAGCACTAGAGAGCACGTTACCGGACGGCGAGTCCCCTATgtcgccggcagctgcagtCGAGGCACTTGAGGCACTAGTACTAAATATGGAAGATATTGTGGAAGCTCTCGAGCAGCTAGTTTATCTGCTGGAGGCTGGGGTTTCGCAAgttgctgctggcggcggcagccacgaTTGGTCAGAGGGTGCCAGCGGCCCTACTGCTGATTTGGCGGCCAACATCAGTGAGCTGACCGGGGCACTTACAAGACTTGCCGAAGTATATGACCGCTGCCGCGACACGTATGCGGAAATAACTGGCCTCACACTTCGAAGCTTTCCACTTTTCGAGCACCGAGCCAGCCTTCTTAACGGGGCCCGCCAGCTGCACATTACAGTATACCAAGGCTCTGGTGACGCGGGTTCTACCTCCGACGCCGAGTAG
- a CDS encoding uncharacterized protein (encoded by transcript BESB_073370): MCLFFVSWLAVCPLVFSQGSLVPANSGDKQVAVEWADGVHVSEEVPVAGTDATGGSRVSVHGKQQTAAAGVVGRRKVFVAAALVASISLVAAVLLYKYVRCVKDRKARRASGLLRDRLAAAGEGESLDDDDVKKACAAAVVWGFGSGEDEGLDEGASHAYKSSLQGAESPEAPAGGSLSTGPTWDWKPHPESEDEPEGPEEPPDASEALHGGGNGGKHVKSPGKPDPEEPPEGAEGGQGTPVGEGEGGATDGEGELHILAIDDEPKNIRNVVEDLKVIRTALENVMPRQGRAFSSELFTSVFEKQMGLLTKVVDHATELALSLEEAFIFSTEVIVVGDDSGVRLGKARAALMNLVEMLYDALNLTGRVFQRASMVRQHVAHDEFIVGGFLLSRISNLGRGLWSLQYSDSEGESSDEESNDND; the protein is encoded by the coding sequence AtgtgtcttttttttgtgAGTTGGCTGGCGGTATGTCCGCTGGTGTTTTCACAGGGATCCCTTGTCCCTGCTAATTCTGGTGATAAGCAGGTCGCAGTTGAGTGGGCTGATGGTGTTCATGTCTCGGAGGAAGTTCCCGTCGCCGGGACAGATGCGACGGGGGGGTCGCGGGTTTCTGTCCATGGAAAGCAGCAgacagctgctgcgggcgtcgTCGGCCGCCGGAAGGTTTTTGTGGCGGCTGCGTTGGTTGCGTCGATTTCTCTCGTGGCAGCTGTTCTTCTGTACAAGTATGTGAGGTGCGTGAAGGaccggaaggcgcggcgagcgtcgGGGTTGTTGCGGgatcgcctcgcggcggcgggcgaaggGGAGAGTCTTGATGACGATGATGTGAAGAAGGCTTGTGCAGCGGCCGTAGTTTGGGGCTTCGGTAGTGGGGAGGACGAGGGTCTCGATGAAGGTGCATCGCATGCTTATAAGTCTTCACTGCAAGGAGCTGAATCGCCCGAGGCTCCAGCGGGCGGCTCCTTGTCGACTGGGCCAACTTGGGACTGGAAGCCGCATCCAGAGTCTGAGGACGAACCCGAAGGCCCTGAGGAACCGCCTGACGCCTCGGAAGCCCTACACGGAGGGGGAAACGGCGGAAAACATGTGAAGTCCCCCGGCAAGCCGGATCCGGAGGAGCCTCCCGAAGGTGCAGAGGGGGGGCAGGGAACCCCTGTCGGAGAGGGTGAGGGCGGTGCCACAGATGGTGAAGGAGAATTGCATATTTTGGCTATAGACGACGAGCCGAAGAACATCCGCAATGTTGTAGAGGATTTGAAGGTTATCAGAACTGCGCTAGAAAACGTTATGCCTCGCCAGGGGAGGGCCTTTTCAAGTGAGCTGTTCACGAGTGTGTTTGAAAAACAAATGGGCCTTCTGACTAAAGTTGTGGACCATGCGACGGAATTGGCCCTTTCGCTGGAAGAAGCGTTTATATTTTCGACTGAGGTTATAGTTGTAGGCGACGACTCCGGAGTGAGGCTTGGGAAAGCTAGAGCCGCCCTGATGAACCTTGTTGAGATGCTGTACGACGCGCTCAATTTGACGGGTCGGGTTTTCCAGAGGGCGAGCATGGTGCGACAGCATGTAGCGCACGACGAGTTCATTGTTGGGGGATTCCTGTTGTCTCGTATCAGTAACCTGGGGAGAGGATTATGGTCTTTGCAATACAGCGATAGTGAAGGAGAGAGCTCAGATGAGGAGAGCAATGACAATGACTGA
- a CDS encoding serine/threonine protein phosphatase (encoded by transcript BESB_073350) → MEDDTSRTAAEVEPRVSAGAAGEAADVKTGKGALPSAREVTKLDQQKTLVLERARREESQTQEEEAAMEECYDDMLQEAEKLKAEGNTHFKNQLFHLAVEKYTAAIDLLCDNTLTADAKQALQVLLCNRAFCQIKLENYGSAVVDAERVIQMNPLFAKAYYRRGCAYCCLSRYKKAQKDFERVIALSASPDPSAISRLNECKKQIRLEAFAAAIETEKTMRASEAVRKEGVESLFPVEKSYDGPVYSSKEEPSSAGGADLSEFVASLKEYLKDTGKRLHKQFAYRIVLDVISMLSKLQSLERITIPEDERITVCGDIHGQYYDLCNIFDINGMPSKDNPYLFNGDFVDRGSFSVECILLLYAAKLAYPQHFHLTRGNHETFEMNRLYGFRGEVIAKYDERLYNLFCESFRLLPLAFVLNDAVFVVHGGLLSSDNITLDDIQKIDRDREPPDGGLMTDLLWSDPSPVPGRSPSKRGVACQFGPDVTAAFLKQNNLKLVIRSHEMKDEGYEVCHGGQLVTVFSAPNYCDQMKNKGAFIKLDGKTLTPQYTQFDAVPHPATRPMQYANPMLSFM, encoded by the exons ATGGAGGACGACACAAGCCGCACAGCCGCGGAGgtcgagccgcgcgtctctgcgggcgccgcgggagaagcggcggacgTCAAGACGGGAAAgggcgcgctgccgtcggcgcgcgaggtGACGAAGCTTGACCAGCAGAAGACACTCGTGCTggagcgggcgcggcgagaggagagccAGACtcaggaggaagaggccgccATGGAGGAGTGCTACGATGACATGCTCcaggaagcagaaaaactGAAGGCGGAGGGAAACACACACTTCAAAAACCAGCTCTTCCACCTTGCAGTCGAAAAATACACCGCGGCCATCGACCTCCTCTGCGACAACACGCTCACCGCCGACGCGAAACAGGCACTCCAGGTGCTCCTCTGCAACCGAGCCTTCTGCCAAATCAAACTCGAGAACTACG GCTCTGCTGTGGTTGACGCGGAGCGCGTGATTCAGATGAATCCGCTCTTTGCGAAGGCGTACTAcagacgcggctgcgcgtactgctgtctctctcgctataagaaggcgcagaaag ATTTCGAGCGGGTGATTGCTTTGTCGGCGAGTCCTGATCCGAGTGCAATAAGTCGTTTGAACGAGTGCAAGAAACAGATTCGTCTGGAGGCTTTCGCGGCGGCAATtgagacggagaagacgatGCGCGCGTCGGAAGCGGTGCGGAAGGAAGGCGTCGAGTCTCTCTTCCCGGTGGAGAAGAGCTACGACGGCCCCGTGTACAGCTCGAAGGAAGAACCGAGCagcgcggggggggcggacCTTTCAGAGTTCGTCGCGTCTCTGAAGGAGTACCTGAAGGACACTGGGAAGCGCCTGCACAAGCAGTTCGCCTACCGCATTGTGTTGGACGTGATCTCGATGCTGAGCAAGCTGCAGAGCCTCGAGCGCATCACTATTCCCGAAGACGAGCGCATCACAGTTTGTGGGGATATCCACGGACAGTACTACGACTTGTGCAACATTTTCGACATCAACGGGATGCCGTCGAAAGACAACCCGTACCTCTTCAACGGCGACTTCGTCGACCGCGGATCTTTTTCCGTCGAG TGCATCTTGCTTCTCTACGCCGCGAAGCTGGCCTACCCGCAACACTTCCACCTGACGCGAGGCAACCATGAAACCTTCGAGATGAACAGACTCTACGGCTTCCGCGGAGAGGTCATCGCCAAGTATGATGAGCGCCTCTACAATCTGTTCTGCGAG TCTttccgcctcctgcctctgGCGTTTGTGCTGAACGATGCCGTCTTTGTCGTCCACGGAGGTTTGCTCAGCAGCGACAACATCACTCTCGACGACATCCAAAAGATCGACCGAGACCGCGAGCCCCCTGATGGAG GTTTGATGACAGATCTGCTGTGGTCTGACCCGTCGCCCGTGCCtgggcgctcgccgtcgaagcgcggcgtcgcctgccagTTCGGCCCCGACGTGACAGCGGCGTTTTTGAAGCAGAACAACTTGAAGTTGGTCATCCGCTCCCACGAGATGAAGGATGAGGGCTACGAAGTCTGCCACGGCGGACAGCTG GTGACTGTCTTTAGCGCGCCGAACTACTGCGACCAGATGAAAAACAAGGGGGCTTTCATCAA GCTCGATGGCAAGACACTAACCCCCCAGTACACACAGTTCGACGCCGTACCGCATCCCGCTACGCGGCCGATGCAGTATGCCAACCCGATGCTCAGCTTCATGTGA